In one Serinus canaria isolate serCan28SL12 chromosome 2, serCan2020, whole genome shotgun sequence genomic region, the following are encoded:
- the TERF1 gene encoding telomeric repeat-binding factor 1 yields MATVAQDVSGVADGGGGSSSVSSSVSSAPPEALEAVAAEWMLEFACSCLCRHFAEQSGAEFWRWRDVAQALISGLSQIPPHQKKTVYLCQLLIRIAQGKSLELKFENDQRISPLESALSFWTLLEREEIKLEKLHEEIRRLIQIQIVAVHMENRYFKEAAEVLERLFTDSESDKPLRVKLATVIKTKDPYVPLLQCFSYSLLIRKIKSYIELFVKENETSFLIQEATKHVVSKGLGATALQNGPAEVNENGKSDLETKQRLVEEKENITSQWFGNIKKPIARRHLGQKSEENRVLQSLNDMQNVGKNGVSLACSRKRQKWTPKEDLELKSGVREFGVGNWAKILVHGNFNNRTSVMLKDRWRTLSKIEQR; encoded by the exons ATGGCGACGGTGGCCCAGGATGTGTCGGGAGTGGCGGACGGTGGCGGCGGCAGCAGCTCCGTCAGCAGCTCCGTCAGTTCGGCCCCGCCGGAGGCTCTGGAGGCCGTGGCCGCGGAGTGGATGCTGGAGTTCGCCTGTTCCTGCCTGTGCCGGCACTTCGCGGAGCAGAGCGGGGCGGAGTTCTGGCGGTGGAGGGACGTTGCGCAGG cTCTTATTAGTGGCCTCTCCCAAATACCTccacatcagaaaaaaactgtATATCTCTGCCAGCTTTTGATAAGAATTGCACAAGGAAAAAGCCTTG AATTAAAGTTTGAAAATGATCAAAGAATTTCACCTTTGGAATCTGCTCTGTCTTTCTGGACTTtacttgaaagggaagaaattaaaCTGGAAAAACTTCATGAAGAAATTCGTCGCTTGATTCAAATTCAG ATTGTAGCAGTCCATATGGAAAACAGATATTTCAAGGAAGCTGCTGAAGTTCTTGAAAGGCTGTTCACAGACTCTGAATCAGATAAG CCTTTAAGGGTGAAGCTTGCAACCGTAATTAAAACCAAGGATCCATATGTTCCTCTTCTACAATGCTTCAGTTACAGTCTTTTGATACGTAAAATCAAGTCTTACATTGAACTTTTcgtgaaagaaaatgaaactagCTTCCTAATACAG GAAGCCACAAAACATGTGGTGTCTAAAGGGTTGGGAGCAACAGCATTGCAAAATGGACCAGCGGAAGTCAATGAAAATGGCAAAAGTgatttggaaacaaaacaaag GTTggtggaagagaaagagaatatCACAAGTCAGTGGTTtggaaacataaaaaaacccatagcAAG GAGACATTTAGGACAGAAGTCCGAAGAGAACAGAGTTCTTCAGA GTCTTAATGACATGCAAAATGTTGGAAAAAATGGAGTTTCTTTGGCATGTAGCCGGAAAAGACAG AAATGGACTCCGAAAGAAGACTTGGAGCTGAAATCAGGAGTAAGGGAGTTTGGAGTGGGTAACTGGGCTAAAATTTTAGTCCATGGTAACTTCAACAACCGAACAAGTGTCATGTTGAAAGACCGGTGGAGAACATTGAGCAAGATCGAACAACGTTGA